Proteins from a genomic interval of Thunnus thynnus chromosome 5, fThuThy2.1, whole genome shotgun sequence:
- the exosc6 gene encoding exosome complex component MTR3, translating into MPTDTKRVRGPEVSQSPHLFACKPAAVLPSHGPRADGRPRDQVDVRPVFVRCGLVSQAKGSAYMEAGNTKLMSCVYGPRETERKDETDMKCGRLTTDMRFAPFSCPERGSWIQGSQDKDLSLMLHESLQPAVCLHKYPRSQIEVNVMVLENSGSVLAHAVTCASLALADAGIEMYDLVLGCAIRQDGASYVVDPTYAEENSCSSVSGENQGGLTVAFLPSLNQISGLQSDGEMTEETLTAGVRTCIEGCYKIYPVVQQALAKAVRRAAPPPSES; encoded by the exons ATGCCGACCGACACCAAGCGAGTACGCGGCCCAGAGGTGTCTCAAAGCCCGCATCTGTTTGCGTGCAAGCCGGCAGCCGTCCTGCCCTCGCACGGTCCCAGAGCGGACGGTCGGCCGCGGGATCAGGTGGACGTCCGGCCTGTTTTCGTCCGGTGCGGGCTTGTGAGCCAGGCCAAAGGGTCCGCGTACATGGAGGCTGGAAACACCAAGCTGATGAGCTGCGTCTACGGTCCCAGAGAAACTGAGCGGAAAGATGAAACCGATATGAAATGTGGAAG GTTGACTACTGATATGCGTTTCGCTCCATTCTCCTGCCCAGAGAGGGGCTCTTGGATTCAGGGCAGTCAGGACAAGGACCTCTCCCTGATGCTGCATGAGAGTCTGCAGCCAGCTGTGTGCCTCCACAAATACCCCCGCTCTCAGATCGAGGTCAACGTGATGGTTCTTGAAAACAGTGGTTCGGTCCTGGCACATGCCGTCACATGCGCCTCTCTCGCTCTCGCAGATGCAGGGATTGAAATGTACGATCTGGTGCTGGGCTGTGCCATTCGGCAGGACGGCGCTTCTTATGTGGTCGACCCTACTTATGCGGaagaaaacagctgcagctctgtTAGCGGTGAGAACCAAGGCGGTCTGACGGTTGCATTCCTGCCCAGCCTGAACCAGATTTCCGGGCTGCAGTCAGATGGAGAAATGACTGAAGAGACTCTTACAGCTGGGGTTCGGACCTGCATCGAGGGATGCTATAAAATATACCCGGTCGTCCAACAAGCTCTGGCCAAGGCTGTACGCAGGGCTGCTCCCCCACCATCAGAGAGCTGA